A single region of the Candidatus Glassbacteria bacterium genome encodes:
- a CDS encoding TIGR01777 family protein — protein MKIAVTGASGLLGRAFRDLAAQSGCIVLPLVRDRRQAGSDAAFWDYRQGELEVEKLETADAVVHLAGDSIATLRWNRKKMRQIEESRVEGTAFLTRKLCKLDSPPRVFVCAGATGFYGDRGEEILDENSPAGDNFLATVCRGWEGACAPLREIGVRVVNLRIGMVLSGQGGALKTMLPAFRLGVGGRLGTGCQWLGWIELSDVARAIEFCLTTDEISGPVNAVAPNPVENREFTRTLASVLRRPAGFPLPAPLLRLLLGRMAEELLLASCRAVPTRLLDHGFEFRYPELEPALRASIA, from the coding sequence ATGAAAATAGCAGTAACTGGTGCCTCCGGCCTGTTGGGCAGGGCTTTCCGCGACCTTGCCGCTCAAAGCGGATGCATAGTGCTGCCTCTGGTACGCGATCGAAGGCAGGCCGGTAGCGATGCAGCCTTCTGGGACTACAGGCAGGGCGAGTTGGAAGTGGAGAAACTGGAAACCGCGGATGCGGTCGTCCATCTGGCCGGCGACAGTATCGCCACCCTGCGCTGGAACCGAAAGAAAATGCGGCAGATCGAGGAAAGCCGGGTGGAGGGCACTGCCTTTCTGACCCGCAAGCTCTGCAAACTAGACTCGCCGCCCCGCGTGTTTGTTTGCGCCGGCGCCACCGGGTTCTACGGCGACCGCGGCGAGGAAATTCTCGACGAAAACTCGCCGGCCGGGGACAATTTCCTGGCGACAGTCTGCCGGGGCTGGGAAGGCGCCTGCGCGCCGCTGCGGGAGATCGGCGTCAGGGTTGTAAACCTGCGAATCGGGATGGTGCTCTCCGGCCAGGGCGGCGCGCTGAAAACCATGCTCCCCGCTTTCCGGCTGGGTGTCGGCGGACGGCTTGGAACTGGCTGCCAGTGGCTTGGCTGGATCGAGTTAAGTGATGTAGCGCGGGCAATCGAGTTCTGCCTGACAACCGACGAAATCAGCGGTCCGGTCAACGCTGTTGCGCCCAACCCTGTCGAGAACCGCGAATTTACCCGCACGCTGGCCTCAGTGCTCCGCCGTCCGGCGGGTTTCCCCCTCCCCGCTCCGCTCCTGCGGCTGCTGCTGGGCCGGATGGCTGAAGAACTCCTGCTGGCGAGCTGCCGCGCCGTGCCCACGCGCCTGCTGGACCACGGGTTCGAGTTCCGGTATCCGGAGTTGGAACCAGCTCTGCGGGCAAGTATCGCCTGA
- the tenA gene encoding thiaminase II, giving the protein MSFSEQLAVSCGEKWERMHTHPFVKEIGLGTLPKDKYRFYLEQDYIYLIEFCRLLGLLASKAPDLETMGKFKDLLALTLEYEMDLHVRTCAEFGVDRQQLEKVKPAPFCLAYTSYLLNTAGAGEFADGVVALLPCAWGYYEVGRRLAERGLPEEQCYREWIETYSSAEMAELVAYLRGLTDSFGAEATEAGKKRWSEIFERSVEFEIMFWEMGYHKLTEAAGLS; this is encoded by the coding sequence ATGAGTTTCTCTGAACAACTGGCCGTCTCGTGCGGAGAAAAATGGGAGCGGATGCACACGCATCCGTTCGTAAAAGAAATCGGCCTGGGCACGCTGCCCAAGGATAAATACCGCTTCTACCTCGAACAGGACTATATCTACCTGATCGAGTTCTGCCGCCTGCTGGGCCTGCTGGCGTCCAAGGCGCCGGACCTTGAGACGATGGGCAAGTTCAAGGACCTGCTGGCACTCACCCTGGAGTACGAGATGGATCTCCACGTGCGCACCTGCGCGGAGTTCGGGGTAGACAGGCAGCAGCTTGAAAAAGTAAAACCGGCCCCGTTCTGCCTGGCCTATACCAGCTACCTGCTCAATACCGCAGGAGCTGGTGAGTTTGCCGACGGCGTTGTGGCGCTTCTCCCCTGCGCCTGGGGCTATTACGAGGTCGGCAGGCGGCTGGCCGAGCGTGGCCTGCCCGAGGAGCAGTGCTACCGTGAGTGGATCGAAACATACTCGTCCGCCGAGATGGCCGAGCTGGTCGCTTACCTGCGCGGGCTGACCGATTCTTTCGGGGCGGAGGCTACAGAGGCCGGGAAAAAGCGCTGGTCTGAGATTTTCGAGCGCAGTGTCGAGTTCGAGATCATGTTCTGGGAAATGGGCTATCACAAGCTGACCGAGGCGGCGGGGCTGTCGTGA
- the pdxH gene encoding pyridoxamine 5'-phosphate oxidase has translation MSGGERNYLDIGGLSADPVEQFGRWFDHAPQAGQQFPETCCLSTATPDGKPSARMVLLKGFDKRGFVVFTNYNSRKAAELEANPHCALTFHWPAMGRQVRIEGEAARTSRRESKGYFDNRPLESRLGAWASNQSSPLAEREELMEKFEEYREKFRDSTDVPLPGFWGGYRIKPSAIEFWQQGPHRLHDRFRYTRDGAEWQLERLAP, from the coding sequence GTGAGCGGTGGCGAACGGAATTACCTCGATATCGGCGGGCTGTCCGCCGACCCGGTGGAGCAGTTCGGGCGCTGGTTCGATCACGCCCCGCAGGCCGGTCAGCAGTTTCCCGAAACCTGCTGCCTGTCCACCGCCACGCCCGACGGGAAACCATCGGCGCGGATGGTGCTGCTGAAAGGGTTCGACAAGCGCGGGTTCGTGGTCTTCACCAATTACAACAGCCGCAAGGCAGCCGAGCTGGAAGCCAATCCGCACTGCGCGCTCACTTTCCACTGGCCCGCCATGGGCCGTCAGGTGCGGATCGAGGGCGAGGCAGCCAGGACCAGCCGCCGTGAGAGCAAAGGGTATTTCGACAACCGGCCGCTGGAGAGCAGGCTCGGAGCGTGGGCCAGCAATCAGAGTTCCCCGCTGGCCGAGCGTGAAGAGCTGATGGAGAAATTCGAGGAGTACCGGGAAAAGTTCCGGGACAGCACCGATGTTCCCCTTCCCGGGTTCTGGGGAGGCTACCGGATAAAGCCGTCGGCAATCGAGTTCTGGCAGCAGGGCCCGCACCGTCTGCATGACCGCTTCCGTTACACCCGCGACGGTGCGGAGTGGCAACTGGAAAGGCTTGCCCCCTGA
- a CDS encoding Re/Si-specific NAD(P)(+) transhydrogenase subunit alpha, with protein sequence MIVGIPKETYPGQRQVAVIPDGVTMLKKAGLDVVVESGAGERAGYLDKAYQEKGAELLQSRAEVFGKADIIVQVQAFGANPEKGMDDLELVREGQSVIAFFDPLSSAESVKQLAGRRVNAFSMELMPRITRAQSMDALSSMASVAGYKAVILAADTLPRMFPMMMTAAGTVSAARVFVIGAGVAGLQAIATAKRLGAIVSAYDVRPAVKEQVESLGGKFVEMELETETAEDKGGYAKAMDEDFYRRQREMMTRVVAENQVVITTAAVPGKKAPVLITAEMVKGMQPGSVIVDLAAERGGNCELTSSNETVVEHGVTIIGTVNLPASVPFHASQMYSRNIITFLNHLVSDGQLQIDRSDEITTETLLTTDGEVVNGRVRELLGMQPLAKAAQQETSAEQEKEE encoded by the coding sequence ATGATTGTTGGGATTCCCAAGGAGACTTATCCGGGACAGCGCCAGGTTGCGGTGATCCCGGACGGGGTGACAATGCTCAAGAAAGCCGGACTGGACGTAGTAGTCGAGTCCGGAGCCGGCGAGCGGGCGGGTTACCTCGACAAGGCCTACCAGGAGAAAGGGGCGGAACTGCTCCAGTCCCGCGCCGAGGTGTTCGGCAAGGCCGACATCATTGTCCAGGTCCAGGCGTTCGGCGCCAATCCCGAAAAAGGGATGGATGACCTGGAACTGGTCCGCGAGGGCCAGAGCGTGATCGCTTTCTTCGATCCGCTGTCCTCCGCCGAATCTGTCAAACAGCTCGCCGGGCGCAGGGTCAACGCATTCTCGATGGAGCTGATGCCCCGGATCACCAGGGCGCAGAGCATGGATGCGCTCAGCTCGATGGCTTCGGTGGCGGGCTACAAAGCGGTAATCCTGGCCGCCGACACCTTGCCGCGGATGTTCCCGATGATGATGACCGCCGCGGGTACGGTCAGCGCCGCCCGGGTGTTCGTTATCGGCGCGGGAGTGGCCGGGCTGCAGGCTATCGCCACCGCCAAACGCCTCGGCGCGATCGTGAGCGCATACGACGTGCGACCGGCGGTCAAGGAGCAGGTGGAAAGCCTGGGCGGCAAGTTCGTGGAAATGGAGCTTGAAACCGAGACAGCCGAGGACAAGGGCGGCTACGCCAAGGCGATGGACGAGGATTTCTATCGCAGACAGCGTGAGATGATGACCCGCGTGGTTGCCGAGAACCAGGTGGTGATCACCACCGCGGCGGTCCCCGGCAAGAAAGCCCCCGTGCTGATCACCGCCGAGATGGTCAAGGGCATGCAGCCCGGGTCGGTGATTGTCGATCTGGCCGCCGAGCGCGGCGGCAACTGCGAACTGACCAGCAGCAACGAAACGGTTGTCGAGCACGGCGTGACCATTATCGGTACGGTCAACCTGCCGGCCTCAGTCCCCTTCCACGCGAGCCAGATGTACTCCCGCAACATTATTACTTTTCTCAATCACCTGGTCAGCGACGGCCAGTTGCAGATAGACCGCTCGGACGAGATCACAACCGAGACCCTGCTCACCACCGATGGCGAGGTTGTCAACGGCCGGGTACGCGAACTGCTGGGAATGCAGCCGCTTGCCAAAGCTGCCCAGCAGGAGACGTCGGCAGAACAGGAGAAGGAAGAGTAG
- a CDS encoding NAD(P) transhydrogenase subunit alpha yields the protein METFVISLTIFALSIFVGFEVIAKVPPTLHTPLMSGSNAISGITLIGALISAGAQHSTLTTVLGLCAVIFATINVVGGFLVTHRMLKMFQKK from the coding sequence ATGGAAACATTCGTTATATCGCTAACCATCTTCGCGCTGAGCATTTTCGTGGGTTTCGAGGTGATCGCCAAGGTCCCGCCCACGCTGCACACGCCGTTGATGTCCGGCTCCAACGCGATCAGCGGAATCACTCTTATCGGTGCGCTGATTTCGGCCGGAGCTCAGCACAGCACCCTCACCACCGTGTTGGGTCTGTGCGCCGTCATATTCGCCACCATCAACGTTGTGGGCGGCTTTCTGGTCACCCACCGCATGTTGAAGATGTTCCAAAAGAAATAG
- a CDS encoding NAD(P)(+) transhydrogenase (Re/Si-specific) subunit beta, whose translation MRESFINIAYLVASILFILGLKGLAHPRTAVRGNLTGAVGMLIAILVTLIDQNIISYEMIIAGVVVGSAIGAVMAVKVPMTGMPQMVAIFNGFGGGASLFVAGAALMEANITGAPTGTQMTVATAASGIIGAVTFWGSLIAFGKLQEFVVSSKPVLFPAQHVINVIVLLAALALGAWIVIDPSAISAYWYLVAVASVLGILLVIPIGGADMPVVVALLNSYSGLAATATGFVLNNNGLIIAGSLVGASGLILTKIMCKAMNRSLANVMFAGVGAEVTTGPAADDVYAGKIKSTSAEELAMVLESAQRVMIVPGYGMAVAQAQHPVHDLYNLLEERGVKVEFAVHPVAGRMPGHMNVLLAEANIPYERLLDLEQANSELGDVDVSIVLGANDVVNPVARTDPGSPIAGMPIIDVDKSKTVVVIKRSLSPGFAGIPNPLFAADNTLMYFGDGKKMIVELNAAIKEG comes from the coding sequence ATGAGAGAATCCTTCATAAACATAGCGTATCTGGTCGCATCGATCCTGTTTATCCTCGGCCTCAAGGGCCTGGCCCACCCCCGTACCGCTGTCAGGGGCAACCTGACCGGCGCGGTGGGAATGCTGATTGCGATCCTGGTCACCCTGATCGACCAGAATATTATCAGTTACGAGATGATTATCGCCGGTGTCGTGGTCGGCTCGGCGATCGGCGCGGTTATGGCGGTGAAAGTGCCGATGACCGGCATGCCGCAGATGGTCGCGATATTCAACGGTTTCGGCGGCGGCGCCAGCCTGTTTGTCGCCGGAGCGGCGCTGATGGAAGCGAATATCACCGGCGCTCCAACCGGCACCCAGATGACTGTGGCCACCGCGGCCAGCGGTATTATCGGCGCGGTCACTTTCTGGGGCAGCCTGATCGCTTTCGGCAAGCTGCAGGAATTCGTGGTCAGCAGCAAGCCGGTCCTGTTCCCAGCTCAGCACGTGATTAACGTGATTGTCCTGCTGGCGGCGCTCGCACTGGGAGCCTGGATCGTTATCGATCCCTCTGCGATATCCGCCTACTGGTACCTGGTGGCAGTCGCCAGCGTACTGGGCATACTGCTGGTGATCCCGATCGGCGGGGCCGATATGCCTGTGGTCGTGGCCCTGCTCAACAGCTATTCCGGTCTGGCCGCCACGGCCACCGGTTTCGTGCTGAACAACAACGGCCTGATTATCGCCGGTTCGCTGGTGGGAGCCAGCGGCCTGATCCTGACCAAGATCATGTGCAAGGCGATGAACCGCTCGCTGGCCAACGTGATGTTCGCCGGTGTGGGCGCGGAAGTCACCACCGGCCCGGCGGCTGACGATGTCTACGCGGGCAAGATCAAGTCCACCAGCGCCGAGGAGTTGGCGATGGTGCTGGAGAGCGCCCAGCGGGTAATGATCGTGCCGGGTTACGGAATGGCTGTGGCCCAGGCCCAGCATCCTGTCCACGACCTGTACAACCTGCTCGAGGAGCGGGGTGTCAAGGTCGAGTTCGCGGTCCATCCGGTGGCCGGACGCATGCCGGGACACATGAACGTCCTGCTGGCCGAGGCGAATATCCCCTACGAGAGACTGCTCGATCTGGAGCAGGCCAACTCGGAGCTGGGCGACGTGGACGTGAGTATCGTGCTGGGGGCCAACGACGTGGTCAACCCGGTGGCCAGAACCGACCCGGGCAGCCCGATCGCCGGCATGCCGATTATCGACGTGGACAAGTCGAAAACGGTGGTGGTGATCAAGCGCTCGCTGAGCCCCGGTTTCGCCGGAATCCCCAACCCGCTGTTCGCCGCCGACAACACGCTGATGTATTTCGGCGACGGCAAGAAGATGATTGTCGAGCTGAACGCGGCGATCAAGGAAGGCTGA
- a CDS encoding nuclear transport factor 2 family protein, which translates to MRHLAALLTFVAVIAAFPPHATAGDVEDIKAQMQDVLVAWSNGDVEAIASTVDPHRTEFGIKGVLSEKYNKQAIQAWFDNGLKVNLTWRHLDVKVYGKTAVLTGYLSGIIVHAQPVGGVDDTTLRYSSVHVKKNGQWKTVHVHISPL; encoded by the coding sequence ATGAGACACTTGGCAGCTTTGCTCACATTTGTGGCTGTTATTGCAGCGTTCCCCCCCCACGCAACAGCCGGCGACGTGGAGGATATCAAGGCCCAGATGCAGGACGTTCTGGTGGCATGGAGCAATGGCGATGTGGAAGCGATAGCCAGCACGGTCGATCCACACCGCACCGAGTTCGGAATTAAAGGTGTCCTCAGTGAGAAATACAACAAGCAAGCTATTCAGGCGTGGTTCGATAACGGCTTGAAAGTCAATCTTACCTGGCGGCATCTGGATGTGAAGGTCTACGGAAAAACCGCAGTTTTGACCGGCTATCTGAGTGGAATAATAGTGCATGCTCAGCCGGTGGGCGGAGTGGATGACACGACCTTGCGCTACAGCAGTGTCCATGTCAAGAAAAATGGCCAGTGGAAAACAGTACACGTGCATATTTCTCCGCTGTAA
- a CDS encoding DUF4065 domain-containing protein, producing MIDTRFEPQKATQVAHRFLALSGGEMSYMRLIKLMYMADRKAYAELERPITGDKYFSMDNGPVLSTVLNIIKDDSYIPPSEKSYWNKHIYKNAQYSVKIKSECDYDELSDSEIAIIDSIHEEFKGKDRWEVRNYCHEKLPEWKGPKGTSIRISPEEILSNVGKSSEEIEEIREELESVNYLKEILGA from the coding sequence ATGATAGATACAAGATTTGAACCGCAGAAAGCCACTCAGGTAGCACATAGATTCCTGGCTTTGAGCGGGGGAGAAATGAGCTACATGAGGCTGATAAAGCTGATGTATATGGCGGATAGAAAAGCCTATGCCGAATTAGAACGCCCAATAACTGGCGACAAATATTTTTCAATGGATAATGGCCCTGTTTTAAGTACGGTGTTAAACATAATCAAAGATGATTCTTACATTCCACCAAGTGAGAAATCTTACTGGAATAAACACATTTATAAGAATGCTCAATATAGTGTAAAAATAAAGAGCGAATGCGATTACGATGAACTAAGTGATAGCGAAATCGCAATAATAGATTCGATACATGAAGAGTTTAAGGGTAAGGATAGATGGGAAGTAAGAAATTACTGTCACGAAAAGCTCCCTGAGTGGAAAGGCCCGAAGGGTACGAGTATAAGGATATCTCCCGAAGAGATATTATCTAATGTGGGCAAATCAAGCGAAGAAATAGAGGAAATTAGAGAAGAGTTAGAGTCTGTAAACTACCTGAAAGAAATTCTGGGCGCATAG
- a CDS encoding Gfo/Idh/MocA family oxidoreductase: MNKLRLGIIGTGIIVNEAHLPALLRLTDRFEVTALCNRTRPKAEELAGKLGVADGGIWQDWEKFLAEAPVDALLLALPIEMNYPVSLAAARAGKHVLCEKPVGQSVEEARQAVTLAADHGITFMVAEDCHFVPQFSRAAELVRQGAVGKPTLISWNVFNYMSLSNKYAKTKWRTEHVYPGGYVLDGGVHFVHVLQMIAGPIASVRAESRDIDPRLGRVDTAFSLLSHESGVLSSLNMGWRTRVPQPMPLQVFGKEASLTVSEKEILLTANESGEVEKMPFQQEDGYYLQLMEFHRAVSENSPPSISTESAAHDVEVILAILESAEKNTVVRLQS, encoded by the coding sequence ATGAACAAACTGAGACTTGGCATTATCGGCACCGGGATCATTGTCAACGAAGCCCACCTTCCCGCACTCCTGCGTCTGACCGATCGTTTCGAGGTAACCGCGCTCTGCAACCGGACACGCCCCAAGGCCGAGGAGCTGGCCGGGAAGCTCGGAGTCGCTGATGGCGGGATCTGGCAGGACTGGGAGAAATTCCTGGCCGAGGCGCCGGTGGATGCGCTCCTGCTGGCCCTGCCGATCGAGATGAACTACCCGGTCAGCCTGGCCGCGGCCAGGGCGGGCAAGCACGTTCTCTGTGAAAAACCGGTCGGCCAGAGCGTGGAGGAGGCCCGCCAGGCGGTAACTCTCGCGGCTGATCACGGAATAACTTTCATGGTCGCCGAGGACTGTCACTTCGTCCCCCAGTTTTCCCGCGCCGCGGAGCTCGTGCGCCAGGGCGCCGTGGGCAAGCCGACCCTGATCAGCTGGAATGTTTTCAATTACATGTCCCTGAGCAACAAGTACGCCAAAACGAAGTGGCGCACAGAGCATGTCTATCCGGGCGGTTACGTCCTCGACGGGGGCGTGCATTTCGTGCACGTGCTGCAGATGATCGCCGGGCCGATAGCATCCGTCAGGGCCGAAAGCCGGGATATCGATCCCCGGCTGGGCAGGGTGGACACCGCATTCTCGCTGCTGAGCCATGAAAGCGGCGTGCTGAGCAGCCTGAATATGGGCTGGCGCACGCGAGTGCCACAGCCGATGCCGCTCCAGGTTTTCGGCAAGGAAGCCAGCCTGACTGTCAGTGAGAAGGAAATCCTGTTGACCGCAAACGAAAGCGGAGAGGTCGAGAAAATGCCGTTCCAGCAGGAGGATGGCTACTATCTGCAACTCATGGAATTCCACCGGGCAGTAAGCGAAAACAGCCCGCCGTCGATATCCACCGAATCCGCGGCCCATGACGTCGAGGTGATCCTGGCGATTCTCGAGTCGGCCGAGAAAAATACGGTGGTGCGCTTGCAATCCTGA
- a CDS encoding PspC domain-containing protein, whose amino-acid sequence MSTDEMKKCPYCAETIRAEAVKCRYCGSMLTTSGGGSLGTPHGYWNRVSEGKKIAGVCTGIAQQLDSPVLIMPLRVFFVISTIFYFFGPIVYVLLWLLMPAPTDDRAAYAPGAASSPQPDSRHSPDIAPPVVNHYPGKVSAPPPPPAAERQDAGQEVVGDEVGSEANSADGTIGLDGESDGK is encoded by the coding sequence ATGAGTACCGATGAGATGAAAAAATGTCCGTACTGCGCCGAGACAATCAGGGCGGAGGCGGTCAAATGCCGTTATTGCGGCAGCATGCTGACCACAAGCGGCGGCGGCAGCCTGGGTACGCCGCACGGTTACTGGAACCGGGTCAGCGAGGGCAAGAAAATCGCCGGTGTCTGCACGGGCATAGCCCAACAGCTGGATTCGCCCGTACTGATCATGCCCCTGCGGGTGTTTTTCGTGATCAGCACCATCTTCTACTTTTTCGGACCGATTGTTTACGTGCTGCTGTGGCTGCTGATGCCTGCTCCAACCGACGACCGGGCGGCTTACGCTCCGGGGGCGGCTTCATCCCCGCAGCCGGACTCCCGGCACTCGCCGGATATCGCGCCGCCGGTAGTGAACCATTATCCCGGGAAAGTGTCTGCGCCGCCCCCGCCGCCCGCGGCTGAGCGGCAGGATGCGGGCCAGGAAGTTGTCGGGGACGAGGTGGGCAGTGAGGCCAACTCGGCGGACGGGACTATCGGGCTGGACGGTGAAAGCGACGGGAAGTAG
- a CDS encoding sigma-70 family RNA polymerase sigma factor, with amino-acid sequence MNRRPGSAVLQGENRNGGGDGLPAMIYWTKMDNLADSQADIDESELIEGLKRGDSSSAEVLFERYNRPLHAFIMRMVGERATAEDVFQDTWIRVVRNIESFRGDCKFSSWMFQIALNLCRNLARASSRREFVELDKVGGLAQDPEVDADRILRAQRVKKMVDTLPVKMRELIVLRFYHRKTDFEIAEITGLPAGTVKSRIFRGMKLLKEKIESTGMVGMSEEVG; translated from the coding sequence ATGAACCGCAGACCCGGCTCCGCTGTCCTACAGGGCGAGAACCGAAACGGTGGAGGAGACGGCCTGCCCGCGATGATTTACTGGACCAAAATGGACAACCTTGCAGACAGTCAGGCGGATATTGACGAAAGCGAGTTGATCGAAGGGCTGAAGCGGGGTGATTCGTCGTCCGCCGAAGTGCTGTTCGAGCGCTACAACAGGCCGCTGCATGCATTTATCATGAGGATGGTGGGGGAGAGGGCAACGGCGGAGGATGTGTTCCAGGACACCTGGATCAGGGTGGTGCGCAATATCGAGAGCTTTCGCGGAGACTGCAAATTTTCGAGCTGGATGTTTCAGATCGCGCTGAACCTCTGCCGCAACCTGGCAAGGGCAAGCTCGCGAAGGGAATTCGTCGAACTCGACAAGGTCGGCGGGCTGGCCCAGGACCCTGAGGTGGACGCTGACCGGATCCTGAGGGCCCAACGGGTAAAAAAGATGGTGGACACTCTGCCGGTTAAAATGCGCGAGTTGATCGTACTGAGGTTCTATCACCGGAAGACGGACTTTGAAATCGCCGAGATTACCGGCTTGCCTGCCGGAACAGTCAAAAGCAGGATTTTCCGCGGAATGAAATTACTGAAAGAAAAGATAGAGTCTACCGGCATGGTCGGTATGTCAGAGGAGGTGGGATAA
- a CDS encoding DUF2961 domain-containing protein, which produces MKKLTGIFTILAALLICPLLSGLSAGELFDLPAGVHSRWISFENPDGAKGQGGRANEGRKGAPARPIKAGERVRLARIEGPGVIRRIWLTVRGEPEFLRGMVIRFYWDGQDYPSVEVPLQDFFGIPFARQVPFESALFSNPEGRSFNCFIPMPFRGKAVVEVENQSPKDCGNLFFDINYTIGDRLPDDLSYFHAYWHRDNPTTPKQDFEILPRVTGRGRFLGCNVGLRALGDYRMAWFGEGEMKIFVDGDRELPTLVGTGTEDLVGSAWGLGRFDHLYQGCLLDQNRHGVWGFYRYHIPDPVYFHSDIRVSLQQMSGAGAEEIKKKIKPGNYPELVTDHQRFDPQTHTGWQNFEAPQDVCATAYWYQTLPSPDWGPIQPYEARMKDLLLEE; this is translated from the coding sequence ATGAAAAAGTTAACCGGTATTTTCACCATTCTCGCAGCCCTGCTGATTTGCCCTCTCCTGTCCGGGCTGAGCGCCGGAGAGCTGTTCGACCTGCCCGCCGGGGTCCACAGCCGCTGGATCTCGTTCGAGAATCCCGACGGGGCCAAGGGCCAGGGCGGCCGCGCCAACGAGGGCCGCAAGGGAGCGCCCGCCCGCCCGATCAAGGCCGGCGAGCGGGTAAGGCTGGCCCGGATCGAGGGCCCGGGCGTGATCCGGCGCATCTGGCTGACTGTCCGCGGCGAACCGGAATTCCTGCGCGGGATGGTGATCAGGTTTTACTGGGACGGCCAGGACTACCCATCTGTCGAGGTGCCCCTGCAGGACTTCTTCGGCATCCCGTTCGCCCGCCAGGTCCCGTTCGAGTCGGCGCTGTTCTCAAACCCCGAGGGACGCTCGTTCAACTGTTTCATCCCCATGCCGTTTCGCGGCAAGGCTGTTGTCGAGGTCGAAAACCAGTCGCCCAAAGATTGCGGCAACCTGTTCTTCGATATCAACTACACGATCGGCGACAGGCTGCCCGACGACCTCAGCTATTTCCACGCATACTGGCACCGCGACAACCCGACCACCCCGAAACAGGACTTCGAAATCCTGCCGCGGGTAACCGGGCGGGGGCGTTTCCTGGGCTGCAATGTGGGCCTGCGCGCCCTTGGCGACTACCGGATGGCCTGGTTCGGCGAGGGAGAGATGAAGATTTTCGTGGACGGTGACCGTGAACTGCCCACCCTGGTGGGCACCGGCACCGAGGACCTGGTGGGCAGCGCCTGGGGCCTGGGGCGGTTCGACCATCTCTACCAGGGCTGCCTTCTCGATCAGAACAGGCACGGCGTCTGGGGATTCTACCGCTATCACATCCCTGACCCGGTCTATTTCCACAGCGATATCCGGGTGAGCCTGCAGCAGATGTCCGGGGCGGGCGCCGAGGAGATCAAGAAAAAAATCAAGCCCGGGAACTACCCGGAGCTGGTAACGGACCACCAGCGGTTCGACCCGCAGACCCATACCGGCTGGCAGAATTTCGAGGCGCCCCAGGACGTCTGCGCGACAGCTTACTGGTATCAGACCCTGCCCTCGCCGGACTGGGGTCCGATCCAGCCCTACGAGGCCAGGATGAAAGATCTGCTGCTGGAAGAGTAA